In Procambarus clarkii isolate CNS0578487 chromosome 13, FALCON_Pclarkii_2.0, whole genome shotgun sequence, the following are encoded in one genomic region:
- the LOC138364301 gene encoding uncharacterized protein — protein sequence MIVNINQHVCKCGYRLFDVKRKAQPESQAQANIKRSEKKKHIPVVHDELHKSVQDLQHQKKLKEIEEEITRLRAIYDSQNNNPKRRTIMYTGTSSRKSRALGTPSNPFPCSHEVMKPPVSVVDIIPQNINESPGAAAVEVLPENFDAAAELAAEIKKIQESQVKISQWQQRRMKAEISWEESRSVLFEWEVCRHAVPVEG from the exons ATGATCGTGAACATTAATCAACATGTCTGCAAGTGTGGCTATAGGCTTTTTGATGTCAAACGTAAAGCTCAGCCGGAAAGCCAGGCTCAGGCAAATATCAAGAGatcagaaaagaaaaaacatatacctgttgtacatg ATGAGTTGCATAAAAGTGTGCAAGATTTACAACACCAAAAGAAATTGAAGGAGATTGAAGAGGAGATAACAAGGCTTCGAGCAATTTATGATTCCCAAAATAACAACCCAAAAAGGCGGACAATTATGTATACTGGCACTTCGTCTAGAAAAAGCAGAGCTTTAG GCACACCATCAAATCCTTTCCCTTGCAGTCATGAAGTAATGAAGCCTCCAGTTTCTGTTGTAGACATTATACCCCAAAATATCAATG AGTCtcccggtgctgctgctgttgaagtGTTACCTGAAAACTTTGATG CCGCTGCCGAACTTGctgcagaaataaaaaaaatccaagaaTCGCAAGTGAAGATTTCTCAATGGCAGCAAAGAAGAATGAAGGCTGAAATTTCTTGGGAAGAAAGTCGGTCAGTTCTATTTGAGTGGGAGGTGTGTAGGCACGCTGTTCCAGTTGAAG GATAG
- the LOC138364489 gene encoding uncharacterized protein has product MLYDGGYFCSSARKSNTFFSTKLLNNWHFLKRNSPGLSMKSLLIALQALGSRNGRYILQDGCINFEAAKRTFQEWRFMQYELANVQSYNKTVCPACHTNPFAIHIDGNKKLFRYEKVGRGLRESYYSESVFAADNDVTNHLNHIESLKTKVLYGGRWQHGSGLTTGEETEQIFSYMSWYNSTTKNMLKAEREEELSESSFFWNQRKHDSLARVLASRFCKASNLLYSLNICNNDHESLI; this is encoded by the exons ATGTTGTATGATGGTGGATACTTCTGCTCATCAGCCAGGAAAAGTAACACATTCTTCAGCACCAAACTCCTGAACAACTGGCATTTCCTTAAAAGGAACAGTCCAGGTTTATCAATGAAATCCTTGTTAATAGCGCTCCAAGCGCTTGGCTCTCGTAATGGAAGA tatatacttcaggatggttgCATCAACTTTGAAGCTGCTAAAAGAACATTCCAGGAGTGGAGATTTATGCAGTATGAACTTGCAAATGTCCAAAGCTACAATAAGACCGTGTGCCCTGCTTGTCATACTAACCCATTTGCcatacatattgatggcaacaaaaAGTTATTCCGATATGAAAAAGTTGGAAG AGGATTGAGGGAATCATATTATTCAGAGAGTGTCTTTGCTGCTGACAATGATGTGACTAATCACCTTAACCATATAGAGAGcttaaaaacaaag GTCTTGTATGGAGGACGCTGGCAGCATGGAAGTGGTTTGACCACAGGTGAAGAAACCGAGCAAATTTTCAGCTATATGTCGTGgtacaacagtaccaccaaaaacaTGTTGAAAGCCG AGCGTGAAGAAGAACTTAGTGAATCTTCATTTTTTTGGAACCAACGTAAACATGACTCTTTAGCTCGTGTTCTAGCTTCAAGATTTTGTAAGGCAAGTAATttgctttattcattgaatatatgcaacaatgatcatgaatcactaatataa